Proteins from a single region of Streptomyces spinoverrucosus:
- a CDS encoding type 1 glutamine amidotransferase family protein, protein MNSSRKPVHLAVYDTLADWETGHATAHLARAGHRIRTVGPTTDPVTSIGGLRVQPDLALDDVRPQDSSLLILPGADLWDAGDDLAPFARKAREFLAAGVPVAAICGATAGLAREGLLDDRDHTSAVSFYLAATGYQGGARYVDADAVTDGNLITAGPTEPVAFAREILRLLGVYEGAVLDAWYRLFHDSDAEAYAVLEQAGAR, encoded by the coding sequence ATGAACAGCAGCCGTAAGCCCGTCCACCTGGCCGTCTACGACACCCTCGCCGACTGGGAGACCGGCCATGCGACGGCGCACCTCGCCCGCGCCGGCCACCGGATCCGCACCGTCGGCCCCACCACCGACCCGGTCACCAGCATCGGCGGCCTGCGCGTCCAGCCCGACCTGGCCCTGGACGACGTACGACCCCAGGACAGCTCGCTGCTGATCCTCCCGGGCGCCGACCTCTGGGACGCGGGTGACGACCTCGCACCCTTCGCCCGCAAGGCGCGCGAGTTCCTGGCCGCCGGGGTGCCCGTCGCCGCGATCTGCGGGGCCACCGCCGGGCTCGCCCGAGAGGGACTGCTCGACGACCGGGACCACACCAGCGCGGTCTCCTTCTACCTCGCCGCCACCGGCTACCAGGGCGGCGCGCGGTACGTCGACGCCGACGCCGTCACCGACGGCAACCTGATCACCGCCGGGCCCACCGAGCCGGTCGCCTTCGCACGGGAGATCCTCCGGCTGCTCGGGGTGTACGAGGGGGCGGTGCTGGACGCCTGGTACCGGCTCTTCCACGACTCCGACGCCGAGGCGTACGCCGTCCTGGAACAGGCGGGTGCGCGGTGA